A single region of the Gracilibacillus caseinilyticus genome encodes:
- a CDS encoding glycoside hydrolase family 2 TIM barrel-domain containing protein yields the protein MNRVLENINLAWKFHRGDVPEAWYKGYDDADWRDVTLPHDWSVEEPFSKEHSSGTGYVAGGIGWYRKDFTLPPDAAGKKVSITFEGIYNNAQVWCNSHYLGKRPFGYSSFTYDISDFVSADSTNVISVKVHHKDIADSRWFTGSGIYRHVHLTITNDIHIGQYGVFVTTPDVSAEKATVRVNSRIVNESSGEGTIKMKQTLFNQTGVQIGEVTESLTVEAAASLTKDQSIEVDHPELWSPDRPYLYTVVTEIIKDRHVMDQVKTTTGIRTISFDPKGGFYLNKQNMKIKGVCIHHDAGGLGAAVPAKVWIRRLTALKEMGCNAIRMSHNPPAPDLLDLCDSMGFLVMDEAFDEWEGVKNKWWTGHNVYPPKHYGYFEDFPQWGEQDLKEMVLRDRNHPSIIMWSIGNEIDYPNDPYCHPFFDWMTGNNDANKPASERMYDPNKPNAERLSTIAKRLVQYVKECDTTRPVTSALAFPELSNLTGYAQALDVVGYNYKEHLYEADLKHFPDHVIYGSENSPSLQDWLEVKDNDAICAQFIWTGIDYLGEAAGWPVRASPAGFLDLAGNRKSSYYYRQSLWSKDPMVYVAVKNKQESQTDPDSRWKGDSHWEWHDNEELEVFCYTNCTEAELFLNDQSLGIKRMNKDDSYLSWDVSFQQGILEVTARDDKGKQHSYQLITPSDPKHIVMTSDTSCLVPDGQDVAHVEMQITDKNGNPYFFADNRIKLSVEGPGELIGIENGDIQDVQGYKDNNRKAYHGKLLAFIRAGTDEGKLVITATADELEWGRIEIHSDGRG from the coding sequence ATGAATAGAGTATTGGAAAATATCAATCTAGCTTGGAAGTTTCACAGGGGAGATGTACCAGAAGCATGGTACAAAGGTTATGATGATGCTGATTGGAGAGATGTAACCTTGCCACATGACTGGTCTGTGGAAGAACCTTTCTCTAAGGAACACTCAAGTGGTACGGGATATGTAGCAGGTGGAATCGGCTGGTATCGGAAGGACTTTACGCTTCCACCGGATGCTGCAGGTAAAAAAGTATCGATCACATTTGAAGGGATTTATAATAATGCACAAGTGTGGTGCAATAGCCATTATTTAGGGAAGAGACCATTTGGTTACAGCAGTTTCACTTATGATATTAGCGATTTTGTTAGCGCGGATAGTACGAATGTAATCTCTGTGAAAGTGCATCACAAAGATATTGCAGACTCCAGATGGTTTACAGGTTCTGGTATTTACCGTCATGTCCATCTTACCATCACGAATGATATTCATATTGGTCAATATGGTGTATTTGTCACGACTCCAGATGTGTCAGCAGAGAAAGCTACGGTACGAGTGAATTCCCGCATAGTAAATGAATCTAGCGGGGAAGGGACTATTAAAATGAAACAGACTCTTTTTAATCAAACAGGTGTACAGATCGGTGAGGTGACGGAAAGCCTGACGGTAGAAGCAGCTGCCAGCTTGACGAAGGACCAATCAATAGAGGTTGATCATCCGGAGTTATGGTCACCGGATCGACCTTATTTATATACGGTTGTGACAGAGATTATCAAAGATCGCCACGTAATGGATCAGGTAAAGACAACAACAGGGATAAGAACAATTTCCTTTGATCCAAAGGGAGGTTTTTATCTGAATAAGCAGAACATGAAAATAAAGGGAGTTTGTATTCATCATGATGCTGGTGGGCTGGGGGCAGCAGTACCTGCGAAGGTTTGGATTCGCAGGTTGACGGCTTTAAAAGAAATGGGATGCAATGCGATTAGAATGAGTCATAATCCTCCAGCACCTGATTTGTTAGATTTGTGTGATAGTATGGGGTTTCTTGTAATGGATGAAGCCTTCGATGAATGGGAAGGTGTCAAAAATAAATGGTGGACGGGTCATAACGTCTATCCACCTAAACATTATGGTTATTTTGAAGATTTTCCACAATGGGGTGAACAAGACCTGAAAGAAATGGTCTTAAGAGATCGTAATCATCCGTCTATTATTATGTGGAGTATAGGAAATGAAATTGATTATCCTAATGATCCGTATTGTCACCCTTTTTTTGACTGGATGACAGGAAATAATGACGCCAATAAACCAGCAAGTGAGCGAATGTATGATCCGAATAAACCCAATGCTGAGCGTCTGTCAACGATTGCGAAGCGGTTAGTTCAATATGTGAAAGAATGCGATACGACAAGACCGGTGACGTCCGCACTCGCCTTTCCTGAGTTATCTAACCTGACTGGGTATGCACAGGCTTTGGATGTAGTTGGCTACAATTATAAAGAGCATTTGTATGAAGCAGATTTAAAACATTTCCCTGATCATGTCATCTACGGTAGTGAAAACAGCCCTTCTTTACAAGATTGGCTTGAAGTAAAAGATAATGATGCTATTTGTGCCCAATTTATCTGGACTGGCATTGATTATTTAGGCGAAGCTGCCGGCTGGCCAGTCAGAGCTTCTCCAGCAGGTTTTCTAGATCTTGCTGGTAACAGGAAATCCAGCTATTATTACCGTCAAAGCTTATGGAGTAAAGACCCAATGGTATATGTAGCTGTAAAGAATAAGCAAGAATCTCAAACTGATCCAGATTCCAGATGGAAGGGGGATTCACATTGGGAATGGCATGACAATGAGGAACTTGAAGTCTTTTGTTATACCAATTGTACGGAGGCTGAATTATTTTTAAATGATCAATCGTTAGGGATAAAACGAATGAACAAAGATGATAGCTATCTTAGCTGGGATGTTTCGTTCCAGCAAGGAATATTGGAGGTAACAGCAAGGGATGATAAGGGTAAGCAACATTCTTATCAACTGATTACGCCATCAGATCCCAAACATATTGTGATGACATCGGATACTTCCTGTTTAGTACCGGATGGGCAAGATGTCGCACATGTTGAGATGCAAATTACCGATAAGAACGGCAACCCTTATTTTTTCGCTGATAATCGGATTAAACTGTCAGTGGAAGGGCCTGGCGAACTGATTGGAATAGAGAATGGTGACATACAGGATGTACAAGGTTACAAAGATAACAATAGAAAAGCATATCACGGAAAGTTGCTTGCTTTTATTAGAGCTGGTACGGATGAAGGCAAGCTTGTTATCACAGCAACTGCAGATGAATTGGAATGGGGACGAATTGAGATTCATAGTGATGGGCGTGGCTGA
- a CDS encoding glycoside hydrolase family 43 protein, protein MMEKAVSENDNNYFYGYLFAHFIGEEKNGEQIYFALSKDGLHWQDLNNKQPILYSTVGERGVRDPYLIRSNDGKTFYLLATDLSIYHRGGWKNAQATITGSHSLVIWESPDLVNWSEPRMVEVAPKEAGCAWAPEAFFDEQEGDYLVFWASSRDATDGDGRGMHIYCSKTTDFHTFTEPQLYITRGEHNEILDTTIISVNGSYYRASGDGQITIESSDQLMREWKVISNLESLGLALTGKDVEGPEFFKFNGENKWGLLVDQYATEGGYLPIITTDIGDTTGTCWRKLNPDEYSFGHLKKRHGTILPVTEIEYLALLTKWDK, encoded by the coding sequence ATGATGGAAAAAGCTGTTTCAGAAAATGATAACAATTATTTCTACGGCTATTTATTTGCCCATTTCATTGGCGAAGAAAAAAACGGGGAACAAATCTACTTCGCGCTGAGTAAGGATGGGCTGCATTGGCAAGATTTAAATAACAAGCAGCCGATTTTGTATTCCACAGTCGGAGAACGAGGGGTACGGGATCCCTATTTGATTCGAAGTAACGACGGAAAGACCTTTTATTTACTGGCTACTGATCTCAGTATCTATCACCGCGGGGGCTGGAAAAACGCACAAGCTACGATTACTGGCAGTCATTCATTAGTTATTTGGGAATCACCGGATCTTGTGAACTGGTCAGAACCTCGTATGGTAGAGGTTGCCCCGAAAGAGGCAGGTTGTGCCTGGGCACCGGAAGCCTTTTTTGACGAGCAGGAAGGTGATTATCTCGTATTCTGGGCATCTAGTAGAGATGCAACGGACGGTGATGGCAGAGGCATGCATATCTATTGCAGTAAGACGACAGACTTTCATACTTTTACAGAACCTCAACTATATATCACTCGTGGGGAACATAATGAAATCCTGGATACGACAATCATTTCGGTCAATGGTAGCTATTACAGGGCGTCAGGTGACGGGCAAATCACCATTGAATCAAGCGACCAATTAATGCGTGAATGGAAAGTCATTTCTAACCTAGAATCTTTAGGTTTAGCACTTACTGGAAAAGATGTCGAAGGACCAGAATTTTTCAAGTTTAATGGCGAAAATAAATGGGGATTGCTCGTTGATCAATACGCTACAGAAGGAGGATATTTGCCAATCATCACTACAGACATAGGTGACACAACAGGCACATGCTGGCGTAAATTAAACCCGGATGAATATTCGTTTGGCCATTTAAAAAAGCGTCATGGCACGATACTGCCTGTGACGGAAATCGAATATCTTGCCCTACTGACGAAGTGGGACAAATAA